From the genome of Gracilinanus agilis isolate LMUSP501 chromosome 2, AgileGrace, whole genome shotgun sequence, one region includes:
- the SMIM3 gene encoding small integral membrane protein 3 — protein MDPISQASPKDVLPKHILDIWVIVLIILATIVIMTSLVLCPATAVIIYRIRTHPILNQAF, from the coding sequence ATGGATCCCATCAGCCAAGCTTCTCCAAAGGATGTGCTGCCCAAGCACATCCTGGACATCTGGGTCATCGTCCTCATTATCCTGGCCACCATTGTGATCATGACCTCTCTGGTGCTGTGCCCAGCCACAGCTGTTATCATTTACCGAATTCGGACTCATCCCATACTTAATCAGGCCTTTTGA